Proteins found in one Triticum urartu cultivar G1812 chromosome 4, Tu2.1, whole genome shotgun sequence genomic segment:
- the LOC125550724 gene encoding DNA-(apurinic or apyrimidinic site) endonuclease, whose amino-acid sequence MKRFFQPVLKDGSPAKKRPAGAATSDCVDGRAPTAADAGGDGPPGEEPRRFITWNANSLLLRMKSDWPAFCQFVARLDPDVICVQEVRMPAAGSKGAPKNPSELKDDTTSSREEKQTVLRALSSSPFKDYRVWWSLSDSKYAGTAVFMKKKFEPKKVSFNLDRTSTKHDADGRVIIVEFESFLLLNTYAPNNGWKEEENSFQRRRKWDKRMSEFVQQVDKPLIWCGDLNVSHDEIDVSHPDFFSDAKLNGYIPPNKEDCGQPGFTLAERQRFGNILSQGKLVDAYRYLHKEKDMECGFSWSGNPVGKYRGKRMRIDYFVISEGLKDRIVSCEMHGHGIELEGFYGSDHCPVSLVLSKEAAEAPESKSSS is encoded by the exons ATGAAGCGCTTCTTCCAGCCCGTACTCAAGGACGGATCCCCCGCCAAGAAGAGGCCCGCCGGAGCCGCGACCTCTGACTGCGTTGATGGCCGCGCCCCCACCGCGGCCGACGCCGGCGGGGACGGCCCTCCCGGCGAGGAGCCACGCAGGTTCATCACGTGGAACGCCAACAGCCTTCTGCTCCGGATGAAGAGCGACTGGCCCGCGTTCTGTCAGTTCGTCGCCCGCCTCGACCCCGACGTCATCTGCGTCCAG GAAGTGCGGATGCCAGCAGCTGGTTCCAAAGGGGCACCTAAAAATCCTAGTGAGCTAAAAGACGACACAACGTCGTCACGCGAAGAAAAACAG ACAGTGCTGCGTGCTTTGTCGAGCTCACCTTTCAAAGACTACCGTGTGTGGTGGTCCCTTTCAGATTCAAAATATGCAGGCACAGCTGTGTTTATGAAGAAGAAGTTTGAACCAAAGAAAGTGTCATTCAACTTGGATAGAACAT CTACTAAGCATGATGCAGACGGTCGTGTCATCATTGTGGAATTTGAATCATTCTTGTTGCTAAACACATATGCTCCAAACAACGGGTGGAAAGAGGAGGAAAATTCATttcaaagaagaagaaagtgGGATAAAAGAATGTCGGAGTTTGTTCAACAAGTAGACAAGCCCTTAATCTGGTGCGGAGACCTGAACGTTAG TCATGACGAAATCGATGTCAGCCATCCTGATTTTTTTAGCGATGCTAAGCTCAATGGATATATCCCTCCAAATAAAGAG GACTGTGGACAGCCAGGATTCACCCTTGCAGAGAGACAGCGCTTTGGCAATATATTGTCCCA GGGAAAGCTGGTAGATGCTTACAGATACCTGCACAAAGAAAAAGACATGGAGTGTGGCTTCTCTTGGTCTGGGAATCCAGTTGGGAA GTACCGAGGAAAGAGAATGCGGATTGACTATTTTGTTATTTCAGAAGGGTTGAAAGACAGAATTGTTTCATGTGAAATGCATGGTCATGGAATTGAACTGGAAG GATTTTATGGAAGTGATCACTGTCCTGTTTCACTTGTGCTCTCCAAAGAAGCAGCGGAAGCACCAGAATCGAAGAGCTCCAGCTAA